A stretch of DNA from Triticum dicoccoides isolate Atlit2015 ecotype Zavitan chromosome 2A, WEW_v2.0, whole genome shotgun sequence:
TTCCTTGATATCTTCAGTGGAAGATTTTCTGAACTGTATTACATTGAAATATACAAAACAGCAGCAAAATTTGGTAGTACTTAGAGAATCCCTGCATATTAGCAAAATTTTCTGATTATACATCTTTGGATAACAAACCAGTTGATCTGAGCAGCCAATCAATAGCACAGGTTGgataacaaaacaaaacaaagcaaTCATATATACATACTGCTTGCTGAAAAGGCAAGAAATAATTAGTGCACAATGTCCTCACCCACTCCACTAGCACTGACTAGGTAATGTACCACGCCAGATCCTCACTTGCCTAACCATCCAATCAACCTCTAACAAACAAATGGTCGCACACGTACATACAAAACACCAGCAGGTCAATAACACACCAATCAAACCAAAGTGTGCATGAGAAAAACAGCTCCCAGACAGCCGCCTGCGACGTGCATCGAAAACGTAAGCCCACGGACGGTCGTTGTAGTTAGGGTGTCGCTGGATCCTTCCACTCCTAGTTTTCATCATATTTTAGGGCGTCTCTCAGGGCGACCCCGCCCCGGCCTTGCCCTTCTTCTACCGTCTCCTCCGTGGGCCGCACGGCGTTTCTCAGGGCGATCCCACCCTCACCTTGCCCTTCTTCCACCGTCTCCTCTGTCGGCCGCACGCTGAAGGAGTTTGCTGCAATGCCCGCCTCGGCTAGCTGGAGGGTGTTGTACGCGTAAGGCCACAATCCTGCAATGGAAATCAGTACTTGCTAAGTATTTATCACTGAGAAACCACGGAAGACTCGAAACTCGATTGGTAAAGGGAGGAGGCACCGTCTGTGTCGAAAGGATATGGGAAAAATTGCAGGTAACAGAACGAGGCCACTGTGAGACCTGCAAAGGGCAACAGGAGAATAATTTTTTTTATTAATCAACTATGGGCGTCTAGAAGGTCATCTGTATAACTAATTTACGCAACAACGACAAATGGCAGACAAACCTATGATAGCTCCAGCAAACACATCTTGCCAGTGGTGCCagtagtcatccactcgagaaacGGCAACGAGCGCAGCAGTAAGTAGAGGCAGAACAATGATGCACAGCTTTGCGATATGGCCTTTACGATCAAAAACTGCGATTTTCCCAGTTAAGTACCACGTGAGGAAGCCCAGGCCGGCGAAAGACCCTGGAATAGATTGATTATTAGCACAAGGTGAAAGAAAACAGGTTATTATATCGACGGTCTAGTTAGGTGATCTAGCCATGACCTATTTGACGCAATTGTAACAACACTACAACATATATAGATTGTACATGTGGGTAATAAAAGACTGAGACCCCTACTGAATTGGCCTGAAAACATGTTGATTTTACCTAGAAAAATGCTTCTGATAGGACTCGCATTTCACCACACAGGGCATGTTTTGGCTGCAACCTTGAGACAAGGCTAAGGCTAGGCCAATTTTGTGGGGTCTCTAATCAAACACATGACTTATGTGCATTGTCCATTACaagatgtatatatatacctccacAAAATGGTACACATGACAAACCCAATGTTTTTATGCCGTGGAGTAGTTCCAGAACTAGTTACCACACAACTACTACACCAAGCAGCAACCAAAGCATCTAAACTGAAATGGGGCACTTCCTGGTTCGCTGCCACATCGCACCAACGTAGCCAATGCCAGGCTGTCTTATGCCCAATTGTGGCCTAGCCACCCATCAGAGTTCCCCTGGTTCAATGACTGccactaaggccttgtacaatgcaaggtgcttagagTGCTTCGGAAAATAAACCAAGTTTTTCTTAAGCACCAGTGCTTATTTCTACAGGAGGGATGCCTAATTAAGCATCTAGCctctacaaataagcaccggtgcttgagGAAAAACTGGTTTATTTCTCTACTaggcaccttgcattgtacaaggcctccaAAGCCAGCTAACACAAGCAGCCCAACCAACCGCAAAAACACAGGTACCATCACTTATTCCCAGGTCCCAGCATGGTTTGTGTCAAAAAGGATTATCACAAGGGTGTAAAAAACAACTTCAAGTATCTAACTGAGTTTTAAAGAATTCCATAGGCATAGCTGACCAAATGCCTGACACCAGTATTACCAATTAAATGACTTACATGATGCGTGTCCACTTGGGAAGCTCTTGTGACCTTCCTTGATGACACTCTTCTCCCCATGGCACAGAACGCCAGTAGTAACATTATCATAAAGCTGAAAAAGAGTCCTTCGATGAGTTTTGGTCAAATATGGGCTCCATAGATGATAAGAACTGAACAATGAGCAGGTCAACAAAGATAAACTTGTGACTGGAAAAAGTGAAGTTCTTGGCTAGTAATCTTACATCCTTTCCATCTGGGAAACAGCGCCAGAAGAAATCAGGACGTGGTCGGCCAACTCCATCCTTAATTGCATCAGTAATCACCGCAGTTATGAGCACCGAATAAAGAATACCTACAAAAATATACGTGTTTCGAATTATTTCTTGCACATACAATATCAACATATTCATATGCCTAAGAATATGTTAGATACCCAGAATGCCATGGTGCAAATCATAgaaattcttcttcttgaagtaaaTTCCACCAAAGATGGCACAGGGTAAGACAATTCCAATGACCTGCAAATCATGTGAGTTACAAAAATGGGACTATCTTTTCGAATGGCACAAAAATGATGTAAACAATGGAAAGTCCAAAATTAGCAGCACAAGAACACACCGGAACAGCCCAAAAGGGCACAGTATTGCCCTGTAAGGGATATCTCAAGTCAGTCATCATGTCCTTCCCAACGAAACGGTGAAAAGGCTCAATTATATTCAACAATCCATCTATGACAGCAAGGAGGACAAGTATTATCCAGTCATACATGTGGAGTCTTGCAATTTTGGCTCCATGGGACTTTATAGTGTAACGGCTTAACTGTATATCTGCCATTATGTCCTATAAATAACAAAGGGAGCAAGACAAAGAATTGTTGAGTAAAGTTGCAATAGTTACAAGATAGACTGGATGTAATACAACTATGATTAATTAAATGAAAGgtaaaaaaaaagcaaaaaaaaggaTTAAAAACGAAAACAGGAGCACAATACTTGCATTTCTGATGAAGACAATGTTATTCTGTTTGACTGGCTTCTGTAATAATTCTGTGTTCCTGTATTTCCTCAGTTTATTTGTACACAGGATGCTCCTAGAATTCCAAATAACTTGCAACCTTGATTGGAAAATGATCATATGTACAGGCTATAGTTTCCAATTATCAAGGAGTGCGCGAAGCGTGGGCATACAAGGTTGCCATGACCCATGCCAAGATGGGACAGGTAAGTTGTTCAGCAGGTCACACATTCTtgttgaatactccctccgtcgggAAAAATTTGTTCCTCAAattgatgtatctagcaccaagtcaGTGCAAACTTTTTCGGGGGGAGGGAGCATAAATTAACATATTTGTGTCGTTGTAAAACCATGGACATTCTATGCTGGCAATTCGGCAATATTTACTGTAGATGACAAGTCAACAGCATGGAGATTCTCTGCAAAGCACTAGTACTAAGAGGAAGATTAGGATTCAAGGGCGGGCCAAATAACCTGGAATTTGGGGGAGGAAATCAAGCTGCTGCCGTGAAGCTCATGGGCGCGTCAGCACCGTCTTGTCTCGTCTCCgaagctcctgctcctgctcctgcagCGGGAAAGCACGCCTAAAGAAATGCGCCAAGGACCCGCCCCCGCTACTGCCACGCCGCCGGCAAGAAGCAGCAGCCCCGCCCACCGCGCGCTGCCGGCCAAGCTCGGGCTTGCTCCGCCTGCCCCGCTCGCGAGAAGAACGGAGGGAGGGAGAAGAGAAAGCGAGGGACTCACTCATGTAGTCCGGCCGCCGGCGGAGGCCCAGATGCGCGCCGCCGCGCGGGTCGTCGGGAGACGAGAATCGATGGGCGGTTCGGGGTGGGGGAAAGTATCTGGGCCGTCTACCAAAGCATCCCCTGCTTATTTGCTTTCTTTAAATAAATTTCTCgagtgttgattgttttttttgttctttttgagatagctacccgctcagTTTTAAATTTCCCGAGTGGATACTAGACTTCACCAATACTCCACGTATGATAAATTGTTTATAAAACAAATTTATCCATCTACCATCGAGTCGGATGCGGATTTTTGGAACCTTGGTCTAGGCACACCCGCTTAGAAAAAAAAACAatttaaaaatagtaaaaaaatatcTAGGCAAAATACTCGGATGTGCCGAGAGCGAGAAGGTCGGGCTTTCTTGAGAAGATGATCTTCCTCTTTCAAATTATATGGATAACAGACTCAGTTCTCACTTTTATTACATCCATGAATGAAGAGATACACCACTTCCTCGAAACTATAACTGCTCGTATCATAACAAAAAAATTGGATTTGCTTCCCCACTTCCTCAAGGGGATTCGTACATTGAATGAGGATTCCTACTATGGTACAACAAATCAATCCATTCAAATAAGTGAAACCATTAGGATGAGTTCTCCTCATGATTGTAATAAACCCGCTTGTGGCTGTCGCCACTTTGTGGGTTGGTGCCGTCCACCTAAGCCATCCCATGTGCCATGTGGTTTCCCTACATACCAGGGTTTGTAGCTTGTTTGATGATCGATGATTTAGCTGTGGAGGCGTGCACCCGATGAGAGCATGTGACATGCTGAATATATGATTTTACTACACATAGAGGTGAAGATAGAAAATCAAAGCTGGCTCGCGAAAATAGTTCTCGGAAGCAAACAATAGTCATGCAATGCGGTGGGTCAGTGTAGCACCTTCATGTCACCATACCCAACCAATAAATACCAGTCTCCCCCATGCCTCTCAACTCCAATTCCAATTTCTTATCTCTCATGTCTCCTAGTTCCAATTCCAATTTCTTATAGCAATGAGGGGTTATCCATATATCTAGAGAGTGGAGAGCAACTATTTTGAATTGTGTAGGCTTGAAATGCACCGGGAACAATTTTACGGAAACAAGGCTCCGTTTGTTACAATAGTTTATGTCGCCAACCTCATTTGATGGAGGACTTGGTGATAGGCACCGATGGGAAGAGACCTTAGCAGGCCAGCAACAATAACAGACATGTACAATCCTTGCGACAAGGTGCATTGACACTCTGACCCGACATTTAGGCATCTCTCGACCTGAGGTCACACCTCTTCTCATTAGAGTATTTTTTGATTGGGTAGAATATAGATTGCCATGTGATGCTCTTGTTTTTTTTCTAAACACGAATTGGGCCACTTGCTTATGCTAATTGTCTGCCTAATTGTGTCTACTAAAAAGTAACACTAATTAAGTGCCCATAGTGTGCTTAACGCATAACGCAACAAGAATGAGCATCGATCTTCTATGTTGGTGGTGGGCTCTCCCTCCATAGGATCTCGTGTTGAGATCCATACTTGAATTGTTTCATTTAGGTTGAGCATTATATTTAAAGCGTTTAATTGAGAGCTGTTGTGTCCCTTACCTAGCTTGCATGACACTGAAGCAACCAATGCTTTCTCCTAGCAAGAATTACATGCCATTGGAATTAAATTTGAAGCAGTGAAATTTTTCCTCTCGACTAGTTTTATTGAAGCTCAAGTCAAACCTCTGTTGGATAAACATCTATTCTAGCATCGACTTCTTATGTTCTTAACAAACAAGCAATGTATTGGATGATCAACCCCATTGTAAAGCAGAACATGACACCCCTTTACATAGGGGCTCAGGAAGGCGTTATATTGGATGTGTACAGTGAGCTAATAAGACTCCATTCATATTCATCTATATGATCTGTCGTAGTTTGTTTTTTCATAGCAAACAGATGGCATGATTCCCTAGGAAAGAGTTGTCGGCATCTCAATTCAAGAAGCTAGGGAAGAATCTAGACGTAGATGTGTTGAGAGTGAGAAGGCCAGTCTTCATCGAGACAGTCTTCCTATTCTGAATTATATGAATAACAAAAATCAATCCTCACATGTATTAACTTCATGAGTGAAGATATAAACTTTCCATCGATATTATCACCACTATCAACATAAAATAACTGGATTTGTTTCCCTAGTTCCTTCGGGGGATTCATACATCAAATGAGGATTCCTACAAGGGTACACAGATCAATCTATTGAAATCAATGGAACCATTAGGGTGAGTTCTCATTATGATTGTAATCATTATGATTGTAATAAACCTGCTCATGCTCTTGCCTCTTTGTTGTGCTGGTGTTGACCACGGAAGCCATGGAGGCGTGTACCCGATGAGAGCCTATGACATGGTCAATATATAATTTTACAACATAAAGGTGAAgatagcaaattaaagcaaactaTAGAAGTGTAACCCATGCGTTAAAATAGTACCACTAGCACACAAAAGAGATACAATGCGGTGGGCACGTGGTGGCACCTTCATGTCACCATACCCAATACCAATATTCTCTAGCAACGTTGGATGGAGATCAATCTCCCTCGTGCCCCTTAGTTCCAATTCATATTTCCTCTAACAATGAGAAAACCATACATATATCTAGAGAATAAAAAGCATCCATTATGAATTGCGTGGGCTTAAAAGGAACCAGGAACAATTTTATGATGATGAGGCAAAGTCTGTTAACCACTTTCTTTCTCCAAGCTAACCTAGTAGAGAAGATGGCGATCGGCCTGGACGGGAAGGGGCCTTTTGCGGGCCACAACAACCGCGGGAAACAAGTTGTACAATCCCCGTGGAATGCTGAAGTACACATTAGACTGCTCCTCGGTGCCCCAAGGTTCACTTGTTTACGACAACTGTTTCGCCTAGTACACATTAGTAGTACATGTGATTCTTAAAAAGTAGTAATAGGAGTACATGTTACAAAGTCGCACTAATTAAGCTTCCATAGCATGCTTCACACATAATGCAATAACAACGAGCATCGATCTCCTATGCAGGTGGCACACACTCGCTCTGTAGGATCTCGCATTGAGATGTTTACCTGAATTGTTTCGTTTCGGTTGAGCATTACATGTTCAAGCAGTTGAGAGTTGTGCTACTCTTTGTGCAAGCTATAATACTTGGGCACCATTTGCTGAACCTTTTGTTACTTGGAAGCGCGGGGGAATGTTGCCTCCTTCCCTAGCTTGcatgttgaagatcctcctcgaGCAGCATTACATCCGGGTAACTGGGTGGTCATTCATTTCTTATTCAAAAAATGAATACAATGTGCACTACAACTCATTTTACCTCAAGTCCCACGCCATGCTATCTCTTCCTAATTTAATGAGTTAATTGTACGGAAGTACCACAATTGAGGCATtacatgcagattggtaccactTTTCGTAATTTTTACGTGTCGGTACCAAGTTTGGGGCGAGCCGTTACAAAAAGGTCTAAATTGCATATAAACACGTATTGACAGTGTAGACCTGTCGTCGAAGCACTGCGCCCGCTAGCCACAACGCCACAGCGCGGCCGCTGATGAGACCCAGGCGGAACACTTATTACACTAGGGATGCACAAGCCACTATCACGTACGGGCCGGCTCACTAGTGTCCCTCAACCAGTTTTCTATCTGTTTTTTTAACGGGTTTTCctgtttctttatttttttctttttcccttgttttgttttgctgtttttgtttttgtttattttattttatcctttTTCGTTTTTATTTTTGTACTTTGTTTTCAAGAAAATGTTTTGAAATCCAAATTTTGATCATGATTTCGAAACTGTTCatggttttcaaattttgttcacattttgaAAAATGTGTTCATAATTTAAAAAATCAGTATAgatcacaaaaatgttcaatgtgtatataAATATAGTTCcatgtatatcacaaaaatgttcaaggTGTAGCAAAAAGTTGTTCAACAtacattaaaaaatgttcaatgtatatgtAAAAATGGTTCAGCGTATATCGcagaaaatgttcaatgtgtatttaattATTGTTCagtatatttcacaaaaaaattaatGTGTAATTAAAATTTGTTCATTGTACATTACAAAATGTTCAAATTATATTAAAAAATGTACAACGGTCTAAATTTCGACTTCTTTTTGTCTAGCGTTGCATTTAGTTCTTAAATGTTCGTGCGGCCAAAAATAACATTTACACTCATTAGATCGACTGGCAAAGAACTGTTCCTTTCGATCGTCTGCTCTCGAGTTCGATTCCTCGATCCATCGTATTTTTTGTGGAATTTTAG
This window harbors:
- the LOC119356652 gene encoding lipid phosphate phosphatase 2-like yields the protein MADIQLSRYTIKSHGAKIARLHMYDWIILVLLAVIDGLLNIIEPFHRFVGKDMMTDLRYPLQGNTVPFWAVPVIGIVLPCAIFGGIYFKKKNFYDLHHGILGILYSVLITAVITDAIKDGVGRPRPDFFWRCFPDGKDLYDNVTTGVLCHGEKSVIKEGHKSFPSGHASWSFAGLGFLTWYLTGKIAVFDRKGHIAKLCIIVLPLLTAALVAVSRVDDYWHHWQDVFAGAIIGLTVASFCYLQFFPYPFDTDGLWPYAYNTLQLAEAGIAANSFSVRPTEETVEEGQGEGGIALRNAVRPTEETVEEGQGRGGVALRDALKYDEN